The window CCGTCCGCCAGCGGCACCGTGTAGAGCTGGTGGCCCCTGCCGCCGATCGCCGCGGCCCGCTCGCCGTCCCGGGCCACCGCGATCGTGCCGAGCGGGTCCCGGCCGGCCGGTTGCGGACGGCCCAGCGGGCCGCGCACCGGGTTGCCGTCGCCGGTCTCCTGAGCCTCGGTCAGGACGCCGTTGTCGGCCCGCTGGAAGAACTGCCGCTGGGAGCCGGCCCCGGTCAGCGCGCCCGGTCCGGTCTGCGGGAGGTCGCCGCGGGTCGCCTGGCAGCCGCTGTTGCGCGGGCCCTTCAGGTCCAACTTGTCCACCTGCCCCTTGCCCTGGTCGGCGAGGGTGTAGAAGAGCTGCGTGGCCATCCGCTTGCAGAGCATCGCGCCGCCGAGGTCGACACCGGTGAGCACCACGTGGGCGGTGCGGGCCTCGTCGACGCTCACGCGCTCGACGGCGGTACCGGTCGGGAAGGCGCTCCGGGCCACCGGCGAGAGCCAGTCGGACGGCCCGGCGACCACGGCCCTGGCGGCCGAGGTCAGCGGGTCTATTCGGCGCCGGAGGTAGATCGGGTCGGCGATCAGCACGGCCGGGGAGCGCAGCGTCGCGGCCGCGGACGGGTCGTCGGCCGCGTAGAAGAAGCGGTCCACCTGGCGGTAACTGTTGCGGAAGTTGGTTTCGTTGATGAGCAGGCCGTCGGGCAGCGCGTCGATCCGCCACTCGCCGCTCTTCTTGTCCCGGACGAACGAGAACTGGAAGTCCACGTCCTTCTGGCCGTCCAGGAAGGTGTACGAGTGCTTGGCGTCCACCTCGGCCACCACCATGCCGGACACCGGGACGGCGAAGGAGGTGTCGGCCTCGGTCAGGGTCTGGACGGGCAGCGACGGGGTCGCGGAGAGCACCTGGATGCGCTCGTCCGGCTTCCACCTCGCCGCCGCCTCCTCGGTGAGGTACATCCGGGCGGTGTCGTAGCTCTCGTCCGCCGTGACGGCGTCCAGGAACCCGGCCAGCAGGTCGCGCGGCTTGGCGCCCTTGTCGGGCGCCTTCGGGAAGACCCTGACCTGCAGGTTCTTGTCCACCGAGTCCTGCGCCAGTTCGACCTTGCTGACGCCGCCGGAGTCCGGCATGGCCGCGCAGCCGCCGGCCAGCAGGG of the Kitasatospora sp. NBC_01246 genome contains:
- a CDS encoding LpqB family beta-propeller domain-containing protein, which produces MRGTSGTEPRLAAVAGVVLGTLLAGGCAAMPDSGGVSKVELAQDSVDKNLQVRVFPKAPDKGAKPRDLLAGFLDAVTADESYDTARMYLTEEAAARWKPDERIQVLSATPSLPVQTLTEADTSFAVPVSGMVVAEVDAKHSYTFLDGQKDVDFQFSFVRDKKSGEWRIDALPDGLLINETNFRNSYRQVDRFFYAADDPSAAATLRSPAVLIADPIYLRRRIDPLTSAARAVVAGPSDWLSPVARSAFPTGTAVERVSVDEARTAHVVLTGVDLGGAMLCKRMATQLFYTLADQGKGQVDKLDLKGPRNSGCQATRGDLPQTGPGALTGAGSQRQFFQRADNGVLTEAQETGDGNPVRGPLGRPQPAGRDPLGTIAVARDGERAAAIGGRGHQLYTVPLADGVQAMPEPVLTTPVRTGQKDEDGLTSPSWDGRGDLWVVDRDPQNRRVVMVRGNQPPVTVPVDSPDGQVLQDLKISSDAVRIALVFKDQRGAQSLWLGLVVHGGTKDAPTARITGLRRVAPAITEVSSVSWAEADQLLVLGKEKGRLQQLHYISTDGSQSSEAPPQGGEGMASAQASEAPADTMDQAPPVLARQGTDGKIYRLVNSQWRELVLNFRASSFIYPG